Proteins encoded in a region of the Trichosurus vulpecula isolate mTriVul1 chromosome 9, mTriVul1.pri, whole genome shotgun sequence genome:
- the LOC118830684 gene encoding NADH dehydrogenase [ubiquinone] 1 beta subcomplex subunit 2, mitochondrial-like: MLALRRLGPFLLEGGWRFLEGLSERAVGRGIGGVRHAGDGVHIQPRYWQYPHLRKSLVFQSELLSATMWFWILWCFWHDSDAVLGHFPYPDPSQWTDEELSILPDDED; encoded by the coding sequence ATGTTGGCGCTGAGGCGGCTGGGGCCTTTCCTTCTCGAGGGAGGTTGGCGCTTCCTGGAGGGTCTGAGCGAGAGGGCTGTTGGTCGCGGCATTGGAGGAGTCCGGCATGCTGGAGATGGTGTACACATTCAGCCCCGTTACTGGCAGTATCCCCATCTGAGAAAATCTCTGGTCTTCCAATCTGAGCTGTTAAGTGCGACAATGTGGTTTTGGATTCTCTGGTGTTTCTGGCATGACTCGGATGCTGTATTGGGTCATTTTCCATATCCCGATCCTTCTCAATggacagatgaagaattgagtaTTCTCCCTGATGATGAAGACTAA